The Salvelinus fontinalis isolate EN_2023a chromosome 31, ASM2944872v1, whole genome shotgun sequence genome has a window encoding:
- the LOC129830457 gene encoding DDB1- and CUL4-associated factor 1-like isoform X1 yields MASASASVDSKAELTSLLEQWEREQQASTPDLVNILTKISELVERETEEYHKADPDPFDDRHPGRADPECVLGQLLKILFKNDDFMNALVNSYVMTSRELTLNTAACRLLQNIMPGLETAVVFQEKEGIVERLFKWAQEAEQPLRIYATGLLAGAMENQDIAANYREENSVVVPLMLQRLRELQAKDTENRKGFKRPSPRKTLGEPLLPLDEETVEGGFEDNPFPPGNKDIERNEKGSDEDRVEIHSHESYSEISFHLNYLNNTHKTSSCANSAVNGPMKPVSAPPPLSYRDFPDGREEGSTHLKRRAERENGQKVKQKLNFSLPDPERNFSELSNSSWSEMSPWVIGNNYHLYPLTPEMEQRLILQYLTPLGEYQELLAVFMQMGACELLIHYMDLKQTNDVQLTFEALKYLASLLLHKKFAAQFVVHGGVQKLLEIPKPSMAATGVSLCLYYLAYNQDAMERVCMLPHSILSEVVSYSLWLLECSHASGCCHATMFFSISFSFRAVLELFDRQDGLRRMVNLISTLEILNPEDQGALLSDDQIFSSRQTAKHTCMALRRYSEAHLAIKVEQVKQSLQRTEGGAPIHPQPYYKACSYTHEQVVEMMEFLIEYGPVRLYWEPAEVFHKLSCVELLLQLISIACDWRTYYGRSDTVRYALDILSILTVVPKTQLLMSESVAVLDGEGGNAISTVGMGVVLVVAEGEVFVNDAEIQKSALQVVINCVCAPDKGMFGIGKFISGTPRRRLPQTTKNSESVLTKMWNVVQSNNGIKVLLSLLTVKMPITDADQIRTLACKALVGLSRSSSVRQIISKLPLFSSGHIQQLMKEPVLQDKRSEHVKFCKFAAELIKRVSGKPLMIGTDVSLAWLQRANVVAQSRISFPEKELLLLIRNHLVVKGLHDTATTLTKEADLPMAILPHPSSSALLPVVVPPASPAPALPRTPRLANGVTARLVSHSSHPSVPLSVHPQPRPSTSQLLTVPPAAPPLLTPHQNIGSPLIGRIVFMRERPSPCPVPAICKKPRVLRQKSDYGAFSQSPAMKKQLDRHLPSPPALDSIITEYLREQHARCKNPVTTCPPFSLFTPHQCPEPKQRRQAPTNFTSRHTRRVVYPKYGGVDGGCFDRHLIFSRFRPISVFREADEDESGFMCCAFSARERFLMLGTCTGQLKLYNVFTGQEEASYSCHSSAITHLEPSRDGSLLLTSASWSYPLSALWGMKSVFIMKHSFLDDHYVEFSKLSQDRVIGTKEHIAHIYDIQTGQKTLTLHYPDLSNNYKRNCATFNPTDDLVLNDGVLWDVRSAQAIHKFDKFNMNISGVFHPNGLELIVNTEIWDLRTFHLLHTVPALDQCRIVFNNNGTVIYGAMLQADNEDDILEMQMKTPFGSSFRTFNATDYKPIATIDVKRNIFDLCTDTKDCYLAVIENQDSVNTDTVCRLYEVGRQRLAEEEEDEEDQEDDDQEDDDDDEDDSDDDIDTDPLVAELENDNGGEDEEDGNNDFSPSDDEEVARLLEGDGEDDDDDSDEEDGDLALDNTDSSDLEDDIILSLNE; encoded by the exons ATGGCGTCGGCATCTGCTAGTGTGGATTCCAAGGCAGAGCTGACCTCTCTGCTGGAGCAGTGGGAGAGGGAGCAGCAGGCCAGCACACCGGACCTGGTCAACATCCTGACTAA GATTTCAGAGCTGGTGGAGAGGGAGACTGAGGAATATCACAAAGCTGATCCGGATCCTTTTGATGACAGGCACCCTG GGAGAGCGGATCCAGAATGCGTCTTGGGTCAGCTGCTAAAGATCCTGTTCAAAAATGATGACTTCATGAATGCT CTCGTTAACAGCTATGTGATGACCAGCAGAGAGCTCACCCTCAACACTGCAGCCTGTCGCCTGCTGCAGAACATCATGCCTGGGTTGGAGACTGCTGTGGTCTTTCAGGAGAAG GAGGGCATAGTGGAGAGGCTTTTTAAATGGGCCCAGGAGGCGGAGCAGCCCCTGAGAATCTATGCTACAGGCCTGTTGGCTGGAGCAATGGAGAACCAGGACATCGCTGCCAACTACAGGGAGGAGAACTCTGTCGTG GTGCCTCTGATGCTGCAGCGGCTACGCGAGTTGCAGGCCAAGGACACTGAAAACCGGAAGGGGTTTAAACGACCCAGCCCCAGGAAAACCCTGGGGGAACCTCTCCTTCCTCTGGATGAGGAGACGGTCGAAGGGGGCTTCGAGGACAACCCCTTCCCCCCGGGGAACAAAGACATTGAGAGGAATGAGAAGGGATCAGATGAGGACCGAGTGGAGATCCACAGCCACGAGTCTTACAGCGAGATCTCCTTCCACCTCAACTACCTTAACAACACCCACAAGACCAGCAGCTGCGCTAACTCAGCTGTCAATGGCCCGATGAAGCCTGTGTCTGCCCCGCCGCCTCTGTCCTACCGGGACTTCCCCGACGGCAGGGAGGAGGGCAGCACTCATCtcaagaggagagcagagagggagaatggaCAGAAGGTGAAACAGAAACTGAACTTCTCCCTGCCAGACCCGGAGAGGAACTTCAGCGAGCTGTCCAACAGCAGCTGGTCTGAGATGAGCCCCTGGGTGATTGGGAACAACTATCACCTTTACCCTCTGACCCCAGAGATGGAGCAGAGGCTCATCCTACAGTACCTCACCCCTCTGGGAGAGTACCAGGAG CTTCTGGCTGTCTTCATGCAGATGGGAGCCTGTGAGCTGCTCATCCATTACATGGACCTGAAGCAGACCAACGATGTACAGCTCACCTTTGAGGCTCTCAAG TACCTAGCCTCCCTGCTCCTGCATAAGAAGTTTGCTGCCCAGTTTGTGGTCCATGGAGGGGTTCAGAAGCTGCTGGAGATCCCCAAGCCTTCCATGGCCGCCACAGGGGTGTCTCTGTGCCTCTACTACCTGGCCTACAACCAGGATGCCATGGAGAGG GTGTGTATGCTGCCCCACTCTATCCTGTCTGAGGTGGTGAGCTACAGTCTGTGGCTGTTGGAGTGTTCCCACGCCTCGGGCTGCTGCCACGCCACCATGTtcttctccatctctttctccttccGAGCAGTGCTGGAACTCTTTGACAGGCAGGACGGCCTCCGGCGCATGGTCAACCTG ATCAGCACATTGGAGATCCTGAACCCTGAGGACCAGGGGGCCCTGCTGAGTGATGACCAGATCTTCTCCAGCAGGCAGACGGCCAAGCACACCTGCATGGCCCTGCGCAGGTACTCCGAGGCTCATCTGGCCATCAAGGTGGAGCAGGTCAAGCAGTCCCTGCAGCGGACTGAAGGGGGTGCTCCCATTCACCCACAGCCTTACTACAAG GCATGTAGTTACACCCATGAGCAGGTGGTGGAGATGATGGAGTTCCTGATTGAGTATGGCCCAGTCAGGCTGTACTGGGAACCTGCAGAAGTCTTCCATAAGCTCTCCTGTGTGGAGCTTCTCCTGCAGCTCATCTCCATTGCCTGTGACTGGAGGACCTACTACGGCAG GAGTGACACAGTGCGTTATGCCCTGGACATACTGAGCATCCTGACGGTGGTCCCTAAGACCCAGCTGCTGATGTCGGAGTCTGTGGCCGTGCTGGATGGGGAGGGGGGCAACGCCATCTCCACCGTGG GTATGGGTGTAGTCCTGGTGGTGGCAGAGGGAGAGGTGTTTGTGAACGATGCCGAGATCCAGAAGTCTGCTCTGCAGGTGGTCATCAACTGTGTGTGCGCTCCAGATAAAGGCATGTTCGGCATCGGCAAGTTCATCTCTGGCACGCCCCGCAGACGTCTACCCCAGACCACCAAGAACAGCGAGAGCGTGCTCACCAAGATGTGGAACGTGGTGCAGTCCAACAACGGCATCAAG GTACTGCTGTCCCTGCTGACGGTGAAGATGCCCATCACAGATGCGGATCAGATTCGGACCCTGGCCTGTAAGGCCCTGGTGGGTCTGTCCCGCTCCAGCTCAGTCAGACAGATTATCAGCAAGCTGCCTCTCTTCAGCAGTGGACACATCCAGCAGCTCATGAAGGAGCCCGTGCTCCAGGACAAACGCAGCGAACACGTCAAGTTCTGCAAGTTTGCGGCAGAGCTAATCAAGCGGGTGTCTGGTAAGCCCCTCATGATCGGGACGGATGTCTCCCTGGCCTGGCTGCAGAGGGCAAACGTGGTGGCCCAGTCCAGAATATCCTTTCCTGAGAAGGAGCTACTGCTGTTGATCCGGAACCACCTGGTGGTCAAGGGTCTGCATGACACTGCCACCACACTCACCAAGGAGGCCGACCTCCCCATGGCCATTCTCCCCCACCCATCTTCCTCAGCTTTGCTTCCTGTCGTTGTTCCCCCTGCCTCTCCTGCCCCTGCCCTCCCCCGGACCCCTCGGCTGGCCAATGGGGTCACAGCACGGTTGGTGAGCCACAGCTCTCATCCGTCCGTGCCGTTGTCCGTTCACCCCCAGCCTCGTCCCTCGACGTCGCAACTCCTCACGGTACCTCCGGCCGCCCCTCCCCTGTTGACCCCTCACCAAAACATCGGCTCTCCCCTGATTGGACGGATCGTGTTCATGCGAGAGCGCCCGTCGCCGTGCCCCGTGCCTGCCATCTGTAAGAAGCCGCGGGTGCTGAGGCAGAAGTCGGACTACGGTGCCTTCAGCCAGAGTCCAGCCATGAAGAAACAGCTGGACAGACACCTGCCCTCTCCCCCCGCCCTGGACAGCATCATCACAGAGTACCTGAGGGAGCAGCATGCGCGCTGCAAGAACCCCGTTACCACCTGCCCCCCCTTCTCCCTTTTCACCCCCCACCAGTGCCCTGAGCCCAAGCAGAGGCGCCAGGCCCCAACCAACTTCACCTCCCGACACACACGCAGGGTTGTCTACCCAAAATACGGAGGGGTGGATGGCGGCTGCTTCGACCGACACCTCATCTTTAGCAG GTTCCGACCCATCTCTGTGTTCAGGGAAGCAGACGAGGATGAGAGTGGGTTCATGTGTTGTGCCTTCTCTGCCCGTGAGCGGTTCCTGATGCTGGGGACGTGTACGGGCCAGCTCAAACTCTACAATGTGTTCACAGGCCAGGAGGAGGCCAGCTACAGCTGCCACAGCTCTGCCATCACACACCTAGAGCCATCACGG GATGGCTCTCTGTTGTTGACGTCGGCGTCATGGAGTTATCCTCTGTCTGCACTGTGGGGCATGAAGTCAGTGTTCATCATGAA GCATTCCTTCTTAGATGACCATTATGTGGAGTTCAGTAAACTTTCACAAGACCGAGTCATTGGCACAAAGGAACACATAGCTCAC ATCTACGACATCCAGACAGGGCAGAagacccttaccctccactaccCGGACCTGTCCAACAACTACAAGAGGAACTGTGCGACCTTTAACCCCACCGACGACTTGGTGCTAAACGACGGCGTGCTGTGGGACGTGCGCTCGGCTCAGGCCATCCACAAGTTTGACAAGTTCAACATGAACATCAGCGGAGTGTTCCACCCTAACGGCCTGGAGCTCATTGTCAACACCGAGATT TGGGACCTGCGGACCTTCCACCTGCTCCACACAGTGCCAGCTCTGGACCAGTGCAGGATCGTCTTCAACAACAACGGCACGGTCATCTACGGAG CGATGCTACAGGCAGATAATGAGGATGATATATTGGAAATGCAGATGAAGACTCCCTTTGGCTCCTCCTTCAGGACGTTCAACGCCACTGACTACAAACCCATTG ccaccaTCGACGTGAAGAGGAATATATTTGACCTCTGCACGGATACTAAGGACTGCTACCTGGCTGTGATCGAG AACCAGGACTCGGTCAACACAGACACGGTGTGCAGACTGTACGAGGTGGGACGCCAGAGActggctgaggaggaggaggatgaggaagatcaG GAGGATGACGATCAAGAGGACGACGATGATGACGAAGATGACTCTGACGACGACATCGacacagacccactggttgccgaGCTGGAAAATGATAATGGAGGAGAGGACGAGGAAGATGGGAACAATGACTTCTCTCCCTCTGACGATGAAGAGGTAGCTCGTCTGCTTGAGGGGGATGGTGAGGATGATGACGATGACTCGGATGAGGAAGATGGGGACCTTGCCCTGGATAACA
- the LOC129830457 gene encoding DDB1- and CUL4-associated factor 1-like isoform X2, translated as MASASASVDSKAELTSLLEQWEREQQASTPDLVNILTKISELVERETEEYHKADPDPFDDRHPGRADPECVLGQLLKILFKNDDFMNALVNSYVMTSRELTLNTAACRLLQNIMPGLETAVVFQEKEGIVERLFKWAQEAEQPLRIYATGLLAGAMENQDIAANYREENSVVVPLMLQRLRELQAKDTENRKGFKRPSPRKTLGEPLLPLDEETVEGGFEDNPFPPGNKDIERNEKGSDEDRVEIHSHESYSEISFHLNYLNNTHKTSSCANSAVNGPMKPVSAPPPLSYRDFPDGREEGSTHLKRRAERENGQKVKQKLNFSLPDPERNFSELSNSSWSEMSPWVIGNNYHLYPLTPEMEQRLILQYLTPLGEYQELLAVFMQMGACELLIHYMDLKQTNDVQLTFEALKYLASLLLHKKFAAQFVVHGGVQKLLEIPKPSMAATGVSLCLYYLAYNQDAMERVCMLPHSILSEVVSYSLWLLECSHASGCCHATMFFSISFSFRAVLELFDRQDGLRRMVNLISTLEILNPEDQGALLSDDQIFSSRQTAKHTCMALRRYSEAHLAIKVEQVKQSLQRTEGGAPIHPQPYYKACSYTHEQVVEMMEFLIEYGPVRLYWEPAEVFHKLSCVELLLQLISIACDWRTYYGRSDTVRYALDILSILTVVPKTQLLMSESVAVLDGEGGNAISTVGMGVVLVVAEGEVFVNDAEIQKSALQVVINCVCAPDKGMFGIGKFISGTPRRRLPQTTKNSESVLTKMWNVVQSNNGIKVLLSLLTVKMPITDADQIRTLACKALVGLSRSSSVRQIISKLPLFSSGHIQQLMKEPVLQDKRSEHVKFCKFAAELIKRVSGKPLMIGTDVSLAWLQRANVVAQSRISFPEKELLLLIRNHLVVKGLHDTATTLTKEADLPMAILPHPSSSALLPVVVPPASPAPALPRTPRLANGVTARLVSHSSHPSVPLSVHPQPRPSTSQLLTVPPAAPPLLTPHQNIGSPLIGRIVFMRERPSPCPVPAICKKPRVLRQKSDYGAFSQSPAMKKQLDRHLPSPPALDSIITEYLREQHARCKNPVTTCPPFSLFTPHQCPEPKQRRQAPTNFTSRHTRRVVYPKYGGVDGGCFDRHLIFSRFRPISVFREADEDESGFMCCAFSARERFLMLGTCTGQLKLYNVFTGQEEASYSCHSSAITHLEPSRDGSLLLTSASWSYPLSALWGMKSVFIMKHSFLDDHYVEFSKLSQDRVIGTKEHIAHIYDIQTGQKTLTLHYPDLSNNYKRNCATFNPTDDLVLNDGVLWDVRSAQAIHKFDKFNMNISGVFHPNGLELIVNTEIWDLRTFHLLHTVPALDQCRIVFNNNGTVIYGAMLQADNEDDILEMQMKTPFGSSFRTFNATDYKPIATIDVKRNIFDLCTDTKDCYLAVIENQDSVNTDTVCRLYEVGRQRLAEEEEDEEDQEDDDQEDDDDDEDDSDDDIDTDPLVAELENDNGGEDEEDGNNDFSPSDDEEVARLLEGDGEDDDDDSDEEDGDLALDNNSSDLEDDIILSLNE; from the exons ATGGCGTCGGCATCTGCTAGTGTGGATTCCAAGGCAGAGCTGACCTCTCTGCTGGAGCAGTGGGAGAGGGAGCAGCAGGCCAGCACACCGGACCTGGTCAACATCCTGACTAA GATTTCAGAGCTGGTGGAGAGGGAGACTGAGGAATATCACAAAGCTGATCCGGATCCTTTTGATGACAGGCACCCTG GGAGAGCGGATCCAGAATGCGTCTTGGGTCAGCTGCTAAAGATCCTGTTCAAAAATGATGACTTCATGAATGCT CTCGTTAACAGCTATGTGATGACCAGCAGAGAGCTCACCCTCAACACTGCAGCCTGTCGCCTGCTGCAGAACATCATGCCTGGGTTGGAGACTGCTGTGGTCTTTCAGGAGAAG GAGGGCATAGTGGAGAGGCTTTTTAAATGGGCCCAGGAGGCGGAGCAGCCCCTGAGAATCTATGCTACAGGCCTGTTGGCTGGAGCAATGGAGAACCAGGACATCGCTGCCAACTACAGGGAGGAGAACTCTGTCGTG GTGCCTCTGATGCTGCAGCGGCTACGCGAGTTGCAGGCCAAGGACACTGAAAACCGGAAGGGGTTTAAACGACCCAGCCCCAGGAAAACCCTGGGGGAACCTCTCCTTCCTCTGGATGAGGAGACGGTCGAAGGGGGCTTCGAGGACAACCCCTTCCCCCCGGGGAACAAAGACATTGAGAGGAATGAGAAGGGATCAGATGAGGACCGAGTGGAGATCCACAGCCACGAGTCTTACAGCGAGATCTCCTTCCACCTCAACTACCTTAACAACACCCACAAGACCAGCAGCTGCGCTAACTCAGCTGTCAATGGCCCGATGAAGCCTGTGTCTGCCCCGCCGCCTCTGTCCTACCGGGACTTCCCCGACGGCAGGGAGGAGGGCAGCACTCATCtcaagaggagagcagagagggagaatggaCAGAAGGTGAAACAGAAACTGAACTTCTCCCTGCCAGACCCGGAGAGGAACTTCAGCGAGCTGTCCAACAGCAGCTGGTCTGAGATGAGCCCCTGGGTGATTGGGAACAACTATCACCTTTACCCTCTGACCCCAGAGATGGAGCAGAGGCTCATCCTACAGTACCTCACCCCTCTGGGAGAGTACCAGGAG CTTCTGGCTGTCTTCATGCAGATGGGAGCCTGTGAGCTGCTCATCCATTACATGGACCTGAAGCAGACCAACGATGTACAGCTCACCTTTGAGGCTCTCAAG TACCTAGCCTCCCTGCTCCTGCATAAGAAGTTTGCTGCCCAGTTTGTGGTCCATGGAGGGGTTCAGAAGCTGCTGGAGATCCCCAAGCCTTCCATGGCCGCCACAGGGGTGTCTCTGTGCCTCTACTACCTGGCCTACAACCAGGATGCCATGGAGAGG GTGTGTATGCTGCCCCACTCTATCCTGTCTGAGGTGGTGAGCTACAGTCTGTGGCTGTTGGAGTGTTCCCACGCCTCGGGCTGCTGCCACGCCACCATGTtcttctccatctctttctccttccGAGCAGTGCTGGAACTCTTTGACAGGCAGGACGGCCTCCGGCGCATGGTCAACCTG ATCAGCACATTGGAGATCCTGAACCCTGAGGACCAGGGGGCCCTGCTGAGTGATGACCAGATCTTCTCCAGCAGGCAGACGGCCAAGCACACCTGCATGGCCCTGCGCAGGTACTCCGAGGCTCATCTGGCCATCAAGGTGGAGCAGGTCAAGCAGTCCCTGCAGCGGACTGAAGGGGGTGCTCCCATTCACCCACAGCCTTACTACAAG GCATGTAGTTACACCCATGAGCAGGTGGTGGAGATGATGGAGTTCCTGATTGAGTATGGCCCAGTCAGGCTGTACTGGGAACCTGCAGAAGTCTTCCATAAGCTCTCCTGTGTGGAGCTTCTCCTGCAGCTCATCTCCATTGCCTGTGACTGGAGGACCTACTACGGCAG GAGTGACACAGTGCGTTATGCCCTGGACATACTGAGCATCCTGACGGTGGTCCCTAAGACCCAGCTGCTGATGTCGGAGTCTGTGGCCGTGCTGGATGGGGAGGGGGGCAACGCCATCTCCACCGTGG GTATGGGTGTAGTCCTGGTGGTGGCAGAGGGAGAGGTGTTTGTGAACGATGCCGAGATCCAGAAGTCTGCTCTGCAGGTGGTCATCAACTGTGTGTGCGCTCCAGATAAAGGCATGTTCGGCATCGGCAAGTTCATCTCTGGCACGCCCCGCAGACGTCTACCCCAGACCACCAAGAACAGCGAGAGCGTGCTCACCAAGATGTGGAACGTGGTGCAGTCCAACAACGGCATCAAG GTACTGCTGTCCCTGCTGACGGTGAAGATGCCCATCACAGATGCGGATCAGATTCGGACCCTGGCCTGTAAGGCCCTGGTGGGTCTGTCCCGCTCCAGCTCAGTCAGACAGATTATCAGCAAGCTGCCTCTCTTCAGCAGTGGACACATCCAGCAGCTCATGAAGGAGCCCGTGCTCCAGGACAAACGCAGCGAACACGTCAAGTTCTGCAAGTTTGCGGCAGAGCTAATCAAGCGGGTGTCTGGTAAGCCCCTCATGATCGGGACGGATGTCTCCCTGGCCTGGCTGCAGAGGGCAAACGTGGTGGCCCAGTCCAGAATATCCTTTCCTGAGAAGGAGCTACTGCTGTTGATCCGGAACCACCTGGTGGTCAAGGGTCTGCATGACACTGCCACCACACTCACCAAGGAGGCCGACCTCCCCATGGCCATTCTCCCCCACCCATCTTCCTCAGCTTTGCTTCCTGTCGTTGTTCCCCCTGCCTCTCCTGCCCCTGCCCTCCCCCGGACCCCTCGGCTGGCCAATGGGGTCACAGCACGGTTGGTGAGCCACAGCTCTCATCCGTCCGTGCCGTTGTCCGTTCACCCCCAGCCTCGTCCCTCGACGTCGCAACTCCTCACGGTACCTCCGGCCGCCCCTCCCCTGTTGACCCCTCACCAAAACATCGGCTCTCCCCTGATTGGACGGATCGTGTTCATGCGAGAGCGCCCGTCGCCGTGCCCCGTGCCTGCCATCTGTAAGAAGCCGCGGGTGCTGAGGCAGAAGTCGGACTACGGTGCCTTCAGCCAGAGTCCAGCCATGAAGAAACAGCTGGACAGACACCTGCCCTCTCCCCCCGCCCTGGACAGCATCATCACAGAGTACCTGAGGGAGCAGCATGCGCGCTGCAAGAACCCCGTTACCACCTGCCCCCCCTTCTCCCTTTTCACCCCCCACCAGTGCCCTGAGCCCAAGCAGAGGCGCCAGGCCCCAACCAACTTCACCTCCCGACACACACGCAGGGTTGTCTACCCAAAATACGGAGGGGTGGATGGCGGCTGCTTCGACCGACACCTCATCTTTAGCAG GTTCCGACCCATCTCTGTGTTCAGGGAAGCAGACGAGGATGAGAGTGGGTTCATGTGTTGTGCCTTCTCTGCCCGTGAGCGGTTCCTGATGCTGGGGACGTGTACGGGCCAGCTCAAACTCTACAATGTGTTCACAGGCCAGGAGGAGGCCAGCTACAGCTGCCACAGCTCTGCCATCACACACCTAGAGCCATCACGG GATGGCTCTCTGTTGTTGACGTCGGCGTCATGGAGTTATCCTCTGTCTGCACTGTGGGGCATGAAGTCAGTGTTCATCATGAA GCATTCCTTCTTAGATGACCATTATGTGGAGTTCAGTAAACTTTCACAAGACCGAGTCATTGGCACAAAGGAACACATAGCTCAC ATCTACGACATCCAGACAGGGCAGAagacccttaccctccactaccCGGACCTGTCCAACAACTACAAGAGGAACTGTGCGACCTTTAACCCCACCGACGACTTGGTGCTAAACGACGGCGTGCTGTGGGACGTGCGCTCGGCTCAGGCCATCCACAAGTTTGACAAGTTCAACATGAACATCAGCGGAGTGTTCCACCCTAACGGCCTGGAGCTCATTGTCAACACCGAGATT TGGGACCTGCGGACCTTCCACCTGCTCCACACAGTGCCAGCTCTGGACCAGTGCAGGATCGTCTTCAACAACAACGGCACGGTCATCTACGGAG CGATGCTACAGGCAGATAATGAGGATGATATATTGGAAATGCAGATGAAGACTCCCTTTGGCTCCTCCTTCAGGACGTTCAACGCCACTGACTACAAACCCATTG ccaccaTCGACGTGAAGAGGAATATATTTGACCTCTGCACGGATACTAAGGACTGCTACCTGGCTGTGATCGAG AACCAGGACTCGGTCAACACAGACACGGTGTGCAGACTGTACGAGGTGGGACGCCAGAGActggctgaggaggaggaggatgaggaagatcaG GAGGATGACGATCAAGAGGACGACGATGATGACGAAGATGACTCTGACGACGACATCGacacagacccactggttgccgaGCTGGAAAATGATAATGGAGGAGAGGACGAGGAAGATGGGAACAATGACTTCTCTCCCTCTGACGATGAAGAGGTAGCTCGTCTGCTTGAGGGGGATGGTGAGGATGATGACGATGACTCGGATGAGGAAGATGGGGACCTTGCCCTGGATAACA